From the Engraulis encrasicolus isolate BLACKSEA-1 chromosome 18, IST_EnEncr_1.0, whole genome shotgun sequence genome, the window GAGAGGAAGATATCCCAAACTCTgtccatccaatgcaaaggagtgtgctcaaattcggtctcctaaggggcgttgccccctccttcttctctttttgtggtgtttgcaccagaagtgcgctaccgccatctacagcgctaacggaactccatttattctcaattaagactccgaaggtctcctaaaggggcgttcacccgacattaaATGGATGCCCGGAAAAGAACGAGCTCAAAGTATCTTTCGCTCCTATACGATTATTTGATTACACAGATCTGATTCACCTGctaccaccccccctcccccgatCCTCACTTCCCTCCCTCAACAtctccacatccatccatccatcacactcgaacatcctcctcctcgtcctcctccaccatcatctcctcctcctcctcttcctcatcttccccctcctccccaacTCTGCCACCCCTGCCCCCAATGCTGCCGCcaagaccaccaccaccgctgccgccACCATCGCCGGGCATGGGCACCTTGACCCAGCCGTCGGCCAGCAGGCCGTGCTTCTTCTGGTGCCGCTTGTAGTTGTCCCAGTGGCCCGTGGTGTAGCCGCACTCCTGGCACTTGTGCGGCTTCTCGCCGGTGTGGCGCAGCATGTGGCGCTTGAGGTTCATGCTCTGGTTGCAGCTGTAGTTGCACAGGGCGCACTGGAAGGGCTTGGCGCCCGAGTGCACGCGCTGGTGCCGCTTCAGGTTGGCCAGGTTGCCGCAGGCGTAGTCGCACAGGTGGCACTTGTACGGCTTCTCCCCGGTGTGCACGCGGTGGTGGCGCTTCAGGTTGTCGAAGTGTGCCGAGGCGTAGTCGCACTGCGGGCACTTGTAGGGCTTCTCGCCGCTGTGGGTCTTCATGTGGCGCGCCAGGTGGTTGGGGTAGTGGGTGAGGAAGGGGCACGCGGCGCAGGTGTAGACACGCTCGCTGCCGCCGCCCGCCGCAGAGCGCTCGCCCGGCATGCCGGCGCTGGTGTCCTTGGTGAGGAGCTCAAGCGTGCAGCGGGCACAGATCTGGGCGGATGAGCCGTCCTCGTCGTCCAGCGCCACTCCGCACAGGCGGCAGGTGAAGGGGAAGAGGAGCGGCGGCAGGGCTGGAGGGTGGGGAGCAGGAGGGGGCTGAGGCTGCACCTGGGACGGCTGGGCAGAGCTGggctgaggaggagggggaggggtgtggaGAGCAGAAGGGGCTGCAGGAGGAGCAGGGcgatgttgttgttgctggtggtggtgctggtggtggtggtgatggtggtgatggtgaggaggATGAGGCGCATGATGACTGTGGTGATGcgtttgctgctgctgttgctgttgctgttgctgctgctctgGTCGAGGGCCGTCAAAGGCATGCAGGAAAGACCCCTCGCCTGCACCCACCGGGACTTGGGACAACTCACTCCGGGACACCATttctagaagaaaaaaaaaagattttaaaactaatatttaataaaacagcagTGAATCGACTGCCTAAAGATGGGGctctaaaaaaaaacctgctggtTATCCATAAATTAGACAcattttttaacaaaacaaaatttACTCTTATATCATATAATGAACGCCACAGAAAATTGACCTAGGGAACTAAAATAAAATCTGGCTTATTATCCATAGACGATCATTTTCAGAATACCATTTCCCGAACAAAAAAACAGCTTAACGTTGCAAGCTGCCATTGGCTGAGATGCTGTACACTGTGCATACCCTAGATATGAATTAGTTGGAGACAGAGATGTAGTGGCACATGAAACGAAACAAGTCTGgtgattagggctgggtatcgcagccatgttcctgtatcgattcgatttcgagtcttagggctttgaatcaattaatcacgattcaattcgattcgattcattccgaatcgattcaatccgttcccttcttggtgccaggatttcccctaaaagatgctgttgcctatttttaaataaaaatgtcaaagggctgtggcttgacagtgttaacccattggcgcctgagccagtttttagaaaaggtccccaatgcctgagggctTTTTGAGGTAAGAaaaattggttgaaaactcctatgaaaaattcaatatctcagcctctggaatgcatagggacatgggacaaattgcatttaaaaggtaaaatcctctgctttcacgggattatgctcattcagcattaacactaacacatattcctttaaaaaatcatatctcataatcaaatgatagaaaaaagtttcatgtgctttcaggatagtgcttgatgctgctatttattataggctattattaggctgctattgctactgttacaatcaataaccgactataactaaatcataataatcattattaggcctattataattattaggcagtcatttctgccataaatcgggggacatttgtctgatacagccacttgctctcccaccagcgagtatggccgttttattcctccaaacgttatgcaaagaccgatgagcaatttcatatcctattttgagacggggctccactttgagctggatgtgtggccgcacGTCTATaattcgcatgtctaccgttgtctgcctcaccaataggttatcaccatatccgaaagttcctcagtgaaaatattctgaaatatatctaaaggacgtgcttcctcagatattagCACCTTCGCAAATTGCCCCGAGTATCGGAGTGAAGTTTTGGTAACGTCGGAATCTAGCTGGATTTggatttggaagccactcgcccacctcttcatgcggccgcggcaaatcacactcctgctctctatctaaagggtcttcaatcatatttcatttcctcgattaaaatctcttcattacctttcaactgaacatcacgttcgctgtaacagcgtgtcttggtattttttttacctgtgcgaaatggctaaacaacccacgtctgcagaagtaagcatggttgattgcgtttgacatttttgtcgacgaatcaaactttttttttgctacatgatctttcaaaaaatcgagaacacccacctcttgtgtatttgaacaaaacattgtgcattgcatctctcatgcgtcttgaaaatattgacaaatcaataatgttgcgttttgcaacaaccggcgtcagggccaatgttgcgtaacgcaacaaccggcgtcaatgggttaacagatttgctaatttgtaataagtaggcctaggcctaactgacaaatacctactgggtattttccatagtcctaaattaaacaaaaagaacaaaaagaaaaataacaaaaaataaacgattttgtgccctgtgaatcgattatgtgaattttaaatgaaaccgatcgattatcgattaaatcgattattttacccagccctactggtGATAATACTTTTTGGGAAGGTATCAAAAACTCATTCGGTTCAATTATATATTTTAAGACGTAATGTCACTAGAATCAGAGAATGGCTGGAGAAAGGTAAAACGCAATCATTGAACTCGAGGGGAGCTGTAGAATTATCCCATTTcccaaaaaatggtggactgtttctTTAAGGCATTACATTCACCACTGCTACCACACACATAACCCCCAAAGCATTTTTAAGCTCCCGTCTCCCCTTGCCATTCCAGCGAGTGATCATGATGACGATCCTACTCACCATCGTTGCTAGTCCTTGCCGCTTCACCCCTGGCTCTGTGACTCCTAAGAGGCCTCCTCAGGCTGTGTTCCCCGCGTGGGCCTCCACCGCTCCgaccaccacctcttcctcctccaccaccaccaccaccacctgcaccatGGCCTGGGCATGGGTGTCCTCCATGgctgggtgtggtggtgtgtgtgtgggcgtgggcaggggcaggagcagggTCAACaggggtggcagcagcagcagcagcggtggcggccGCGGTGGCAGCTCCAGGTCCGGTGACGGCATGCATGCGCTGGTGCCTCTTGAGGTTGCCGAGGGAGCTGCAGGCGAAGGCGCAGGTCTGGCACTTGTACGGCTTCTCGCCGGTGTGGATGCGCAGGTGGCGCTGCAGGTTGACCAGCTGGGCCGAGGCGTAGGCGCACAGCGGGCAGCGGTACGGCTTCTCGCCGTTGTGCGTCTTCATGTGCCGCTTCACGTGGTTGGCGTAGCGCGACGAGAAGCCGCACAGGTGGCACGAATGGAGCTTCAGGAGCCCGTCACCGGCGCCGCCCGCCCCGTCGGAGCCCAGGCCCCCCTCCCCTGccaggtctcctcctcctccacctccacaaagccccatccccatccccatccccagtcccACCCGGCGGAAGGCCCCGGGGCCCAGCCCGTCCCTCAGCCCCATCATGCTGCCCGCCTTGCAGCAGTGCAGGCAGTAGGGGCCCACCAGGTCCACGCCCATGGGGTCCTCGGGCAGCCGGCCGCAGCCCCGGCAGGAGAGGTAGCTGGGGAAGGGGGAGGtgttggaggtgggggtggtggaggcggaggtggaggcgtTGGTGGTGGAGGCtgttgtgttgttgctgttgttgctgttgtgggTGGTGCTAGTGTTGTTGTTGGTAGTGTTGGTGTTGGAGGTAAGTGCATTGCGGTCGGCGCGGGGCTCGTCTGTGTCGCTCTCCATGCTCAGGCGGCTGGGGGAGGAGCTTTCCTCGTCGGGCAGAGAGAACGCGGGCAAGCTTAGCTCATCTGCGGAGAtaaggcacgtgcacacacaagcacaaacacacacacacacacacacacacacacacacaagcacacacacaagcacacacacaagcacacacacaagcacacacacacacacacacacacacacacacacacacacacacacacacacacacacacacacacacagcagaggagagaacaggggTAAGCTGAGTGTAGCCTTACGGTCATGTGCAGGCATTGTCATATAAAAGCACAATTCTTACTTCTTGTAAAAGGATTTTCTTTCATTCAAGCCCCAAAGGAATTAGCATTTAAGTAAGCAACATGCATATCCACATGTTCCAAATAAcgtgaaaaataaaatattgcaTTTATGTGGCCAGATATGATTCACCATTACATTTGTCCTTCTAACCATCACATGTGTTATGTAGTTGCCATCTCACCAATCACATTAGACAGATTAGTTTGCAATACAAACACTGCAACACCAACATTGACTGTTTCTGTCCCATACAGAACAACAATGAACCATCCAAATGGGGTTGCCTGACAATTGTTTGTGAAAACAAAAAACACGTCTTTAGTGTGTTAGTTAGGACAGAGGTCACCTGAAGTGGAAGTTCCATCAGAGGCTTTCTCTCCTAATCGCCACAACGAAGCGCCAATTAGCCCTTTTTCAGGGACGGCATTTAACAGAACTCAGAATTTGTTTTAAACGAGGTTCACGCTTCGTAATGACAAGATTTCATTTTGCGATCGACTTGCTGCATCTATAGTTCGAActgttttttaaacaataatgAATGGGATATGTTATCATGAATATTTGTgaacaatataatgtaataaaaacACGCACACAACCTACATGACATGTACAGTCACATATTGCATTGTATGCATAATATTGTGTGCACTGATATGTGTAAAGATGTGCATCGTTATTAAAAAACCTTAACCTCCATCAATTTAAACAATACTTCTAATGATTTCTATGAAAAGGAACACTAAATGATACATAAAAGCTATGCATTCAATTCAAAGACATCAGAGAAATGGTCTTACATTCTCATACATGTGTGAACACAATTTATCCATCACCGTCAAATGAAATgggaaacaaaaaatatattttcccctcCCCTTTGGAACAGCGGCAAGAAAATCATGGGCAGTGATCATATCTTTACTGTCAAAGAAAACATACTTCACAACAGCAACAGTCGAATAGCATAACAGTCCCGCAGAACTGCACCAAAGTAGTCCTTCTGAAACtccattgtttttgttttactttgaaaGCTCCACTAGTACTCAAGCATTTCATCTTTGCAAACAGATCACACGGCAGAGTAATCAGCATTTGGCTTTCACATACTTACTCAGATTGTAGTCCTCCACTGAGAAAAGAGAATAGTACTAATACAAAAAATGAGGCACAACTAAAAGAGTGCATGTCTAAACTCAAAGCATGTTTTTAAAAAGCATGTCCTTCAAGAGAGCCTGAGGGGGTGGAATAGGCGTTGAGGAGAGAATTTGGGGAGTCCAGAGCCGACCCTTATCCCCCTAGGTTTTTGCCCGGGAGTCTGGAGAAACGGCCTTCTCCACCGGCGAAAGAAATAACCAGTCGAGTGAGTCTGCAgctgcctctgcacacacacacacacacacacagacacacacacgcgtgcgcacacaggcacgcacacccaagcaagagacagacacaggcagacaagcaagcaaggcaggcaggcaggcaggcacgcacacagagtctctctccagcccagcccagagcacagcagagcagagaagagcagagcagagcagagcacgagAGGCAGAGTGGAGGCAGAGTGAGGGAGACGGCTGCCTGGACCGGTCTTTATATTGGGCTTTTCACAAACCCCCGGTGGATGATTACTCTgcctaatgataatgatgatgactaTAATGGAGgtcctgatgatgatgatgatgacgggagatgatgatgatgatgatgatgatgatgatgatgataatgacagtGGAGTGGAGGCGGCAGCCATCaccaagatgatgatgatgatgatgatgatgatgatgatgaataaatGCCTTTCCATAATGGTGTCCTTGATGATAATGGTCGTCTTGATGACCCTTTATGTAATAATGGTAGCagattgctattttttctatccctctctcgctctcttttgggggtggggggtttgggggaggATGGGTTTGGTTTCGGCGGTTTTCAGTTTCTGCCAGTTCACCCCTGACAAGGCTGTCATCAGCACAACACAGCTCCACGGCAGCCAGCCCACCCTCACAACCCTcacaaccctcacacacacacacacacacacacacacacacacacacacacacacacacacacacacacacacacacacacacacacacacacacacacacacacacacacacacacacacacacacacacacacacacacacacacacacacacacacaatcagacatacacaaaacacaaacacacacggcacCACATGAAAGATGTTAACCATTGCCAGACTGATGTGTCCCCATAAAACAGTCATTTCCCCGCTAATAACATTCCATTTGCACCGAGACACAACACAACCTCCCGACATTAAGCTCCCGATAGTgtgaatgggggaaaaaaatattttcaaaaaataGTCAAAGCGGGATAGATAAAGATAAATAGGTTCCCATTCAAAACCCAATAGATTGGTCCCCCTCAAAACACAATTTATAGCAGAGGAGAATCCTTTCTGAACAGTCTGCCAAAGGTTAGAAATACTTTGCACAGAACAGACTGTAGACACATACATGCAGTGTGGATGATGCTATTTGAAAGATATTGGTGGTGCCGTCTTGTGCTTTATATTGTCAAATCCAAGAATGAACACAGATTTTCAAAGACCAATATTGCAGAATTTAAGTggagaaatgttaaaaaaaaaaagtgtgaagaATGGGTGGTTGAGGATATTATGCAAGTTTGCTTTTTTGAGAGATTTTACATATTTATCAATAAATACAATAACAGAAATGTCATTTTGGTATTGAACGTTCAATATGTGCAtacaactatttttttttacacctttATAGGCCCTCTTTCTAGTCTCAACTCCTCCTTGTTTCTTTATTGCTGTATGTTTGAATAGAGCCACTTCCTCACTATCCCGAAGAGCTTTCCAATACAGATAAGGTCCTAGACTGAAATGGCCACTCCATGAATTGCTTACTATCAAAGCTTTTTGGGTTTTTAAAATGATGTAGCCTTGCAGTGCAAGATGAAATATTTTGATCAAGTACTGAACCATGATTTAGACAGTTCTAAAAAGGACAATTAACATTCAAGATCAGTAAACGTTTTGGAGTCAATGGAGGGAATATAGATGGCTATATTGGCTATAGGTTTATACTGAAAGGTAACCATTACAAGAACACTATAGCCTACTGACATTTTTGTGTTGAATCGCCTGTAAATGTATTGATAAATAGGGAAAAACTCAAAACAACAAATCTATATAATATCCGTATTAAAATTGTCCACTTAAATGTAGTATTAATCACCCCTCTTCAAAATTTAGTAATTAACTGTACGTTCATGCTTGCATTTTACCATGAAAAGTAGAAGGCAACAGCACCAATACTTTTACATTTATCTCCAAAAACATGGTTGCATAGTAACATTATccgtactgtatgcctgtgtgacTCGCATTACATACAAATATGtccagcagatttttttttctttgatgccATAGGTATGCGCCGTTCAGCCAAAACAACAgttctcaacctattttgaataaacgcctcctagatctcatcataagcctgccaacgccaccCTTCAGTATTAAAAAATAGAATACCAATGTTTTCTGCAACTAGCACCGCCCCACTCAGCGGTACAACGCCCACTGGGGgcggctgtagagcccccattgagaaacactaaaccAAAACATCTGGATGAACTTTGGGATGCATACAAGATTGCTTTCTTTGCATTTCAAAATGACTTCATCAATAAATTGTATGAGTCAAATTGTGTGCTCAAATGCGTGGTTACAGTCCTTCAAGCTAAAGGAAGCCATACGAGAAATTCATTTGGATCCAATACAGCATCAGTACTTCATCTTCTAATGTTATGCAACATATTTGTGTATTTCAAGTGACTTATCTACTCATTTGTCACATTATTTGCggtaggcgacaaaacttttgtatGCCCTTTCTTTGTTCATGAAATGATTCATATTTCTTCAGTGCAACACATTTATTTCTGTACCTACAACTTCATTTGGGAGGATTGAAGCTTTCATATGAGGGACTTCTGCGGCCAATTGATTACCggtaattgaaagtcaggttattagctgttgttccaacaACATGGATAAGCTACAAAACTTATGTTAGGGGCTGTTACAGTATTAGCTTCATTACACATGTAATGAAGTGTCATTTCCATGTCATCAGTAGTGCAAGTAGCAGCAGGTTGGAGAAACATTAGCCAACTCGTAACTGCATTGGTAGACAGTAGTAGTGCATAGTGATACTGTATGTACCAACAAACTTGGCTACCACCTTTGCAAGAGACCATGCACATTGACCATGCACATCTACCTACCCATCACCTGGTGGTAATAACTTGCTTATAATCAGCTGATAAAATAATCAATTAAGCAAGTTGAATACATGTTGAGGgactccatgcatttgttaataaTGTCATAAATCTGAAATGTTCAAGTGTgcccctatttaaaaaaaaaaaatcctgactgtCAGTGATATTTTGATAAGGCTCTGGCTCAGCACTGCCTCCTGCTGTCTAAACTGCATATTGCACACGGCCTTAACTTTCCAGGAGCCCGTGTAGCAAGCAGAGGTGGCTGTCCAAGACTGGGGTTTTGGGGGTTTGAAAGCATTGTAAGCATGTACATTTACTACTGTGTTTATCTACTCCAAATAAACACATTTCATTACAACTGGCAGGTATTAAATAGCCAACATGCCAGTGGCACATTATTTCTTATAATTGACATAGGCAAGTTATCTGTGACGTCTGGCTCTTCCATCAAAATTCGAAACCCAATGTGGTCCTTGGGACAAAGTATTCGCCCACCCCTGCCATGTAGTGTTCTCTATGTTTGGCCAGAGTTGAGTGTCCAGAGGCAGTGCTGGAGTGAGACCTGGGAATACCAagggcatggcacagtggagacacccacaggatatgaagggaaaagaggatCCCtgcgctttaaaggtgcactgtgtagaatgtggccggAATGgacactgcaactatgctggtcactgaaactgtgctgcctattaccaaatttggtcttttcatgaatatttactaaataataaaccaatatttactagtataattTACTAGAAGACCAggggcatggcacagtggagacacccacaggaaaagaggaaccCTGCGCTTTAAGTTACTGTTTTAAGATGTTAATATCATGGCCAAGTGTTAATATCAAGGTGACAATAAGAAGGTAGCaataattgtgtaagtgtataaaataaaaacaatgtgattggaaaatattttacagctAGTAAAATAGTTTGCCTGTGTTTGATAGGCCAGTACAATTGGGCATAATTGAACTGTGATCTATCGTAATTTCTTTGAGTGTAGCCTATTCCACAAACGGGAACATTTCGAGGCAAGAGACAAAGTATTGTTATACGTATGTCTCAGacggcgcacttgtgcacttcaggttATGTTTCCGTGTGTATGGCGTATTGGTTACtcactgaaatatagtgccctAAGTTCATAAATGAGTCAATCAAGACACAACATTGGTGGATGGCCACGTGCTGACTCACTGACACTGTCACCAAGTCGTGAGGGGgaagtgcgcacgcacgcacactctcagaTAGCCTATGCAAACTGAACGGTTTCTTCACTTTTGTTTGTATAAACCTGCCGGCCGACAGTGCGCAAACATTGAGTCTCATGATTTGTCATTTTGCTACGCAGAAGAGCTCACCGCAGTGGCGGTTCCACCTGTGACTTTGGGGGTGGGGAATGTGACTGAATATCGGGGACATATGGCAAGGTGTGGTTGCAAGGATGTTTCAAAACTGTCATTCGCTGGAACTTCTTTCCTCTTCATGACAAGTATCCTAAGCAAGGAAAGATGATGCAGAAAGGGAAACTGTACTTAGGACTATACTTAGGACATATTCAGATTCCAGTGGGCAATAATAAAAAGGCAGGGAGGGGATCTGTGG encodes:
- the znf513a gene encoding zinc finger protein 513a isoform X2, whose amino-acid sequence is MESDTDEPRADRNALTSNTNTTNNNTSTTHNSNNSNNTTASTTNASTSASTTPTSNTSPFPSYLSCRGCGRLPEDPMGVDLVGPYCLHCCKAGSMMGLRDGLGPGAFRRVGLGMGMGMGLCGGGGGGDLAGEGGLGSDGAGGAGDGLLKLHSCHLCGFSSRYANHVKRHMKTHNGEKPYRCPLCAYASAQLVNLQRHLRIHTGEKPYKCQTCAFACSSLGNLKRHQRMHAVTGPGAATAAATAAAAAATPVDPAPAPAHAHTHTTTPSHGGHPCPGHGAGGGGGGGGGRGGGRSGGGPRGEHSLRRPLRSHRARGEAARTSNDEMVSRSELSQVPVGAGEGSFLHAFDGPRPEQQQQQQQQQQQTHHHSHHAPHPPHHHHHHHHHQHHHQQQQHRPAPPAAPSALHTPPPPPQPSSAQPSQVQPQPPPAPHPPALPPLLFPFTCRLCGVALDDEDGSSAQICARCTLELLTKDTSAGMPGERSAAGGGSERVYTCAACPFLTHYPNHLARHMKTHSGEKPYKCPQCDYASAHFDNLKRHHRVHTGEKPYKCHLCDYACGNLANLKRHQRVHSGAKPFQCALCNYSCNQSMNLKRHMLRHTGEKPHKCQECGYTTGHWDNYKRHQKKHGLLADGWVKVPMPGDGGGSGGGGLGGSIGGRGGRVGEEGEDEEEEEEEMMVEEDEEEDVRV
- the znf513a gene encoding zinc finger protein 513a isoform X1, giving the protein MTREGDWKMPRRKQQNPQPVKLDSDDALGLETAASLTFESDLILGQDLVFTDPDNDGKSIGLEKFADELSLPAFSLPDEESSSPSRLSMESDTDEPRADRNALTSNTNTTNNNTSTTHNSNNSNNTTASTTNASTSASTTPTSNTSPFPSYLSCRGCGRLPEDPMGVDLVGPYCLHCCKAGSMMGLRDGLGPGAFRRVGLGMGMGMGLCGGGGGGDLAGEGGLGSDGAGGAGDGLLKLHSCHLCGFSSRYANHVKRHMKTHNGEKPYRCPLCAYASAQLVNLQRHLRIHTGEKPYKCQTCAFACSSLGNLKRHQRMHAVTGPGAATAAATAAAAAATPVDPAPAPAHAHTHTTTPSHGGHPCPGHGAGGGGGGGGGRGGGRSGGGPRGEHSLRRPLRSHRARGEAARTSNDEMVSRSELSQVPVGAGEGSFLHAFDGPRPEQQQQQQQQQQQTHHHSHHAPHPPHHHHHHHHHQHHHQQQQHRPAPPAAPSALHTPPPPPQPSSAQPSQVQPQPPPAPHPPALPPLLFPFTCRLCGVALDDEDGSSAQICARCTLELLTKDTSAGMPGERSAAGGGSERVYTCAACPFLTHYPNHLARHMKTHSGEKPYKCPQCDYASAHFDNLKRHHRVHTGEKPYKCHLCDYACGNLANLKRHQRVHSGAKPFQCALCNYSCNQSMNLKRHMLRHTGEKPHKCQECGYTTGHWDNYKRHQKKHGLLADGWVKVPMPGDGGGSGGGGLGGSIGGRGGRVGEEGEDEEEEEEEMMVEEDEEEDVRV